Proteins from one Triticum aestivum cultivar Chinese Spring chromosome 7A, IWGSC CS RefSeq v2.1, whole genome shotgun sequence genomic window:
- the LOC123149898 gene encoding uncharacterized protein yields MADRLAVGLAKSVVVGAISKIESAIEEDTKLRQKAHCDLVSITLEFEMIQSFLDVAKEESIMNNMVRTWVRHVRELAYDLEDCIEFVIHLDSKRIFWRRLFKPCMALAGRSLPLDQAVEDLAELKGRADELSKCYLRYSNITGSVASKLVMMQKQQGVSSAIALDMLLKARDAADGQKCTGDLTQLITQNGHPNGDLQVISVWGSEGNHGTTSVIMTTYNASEIRNSYTYRAWVKLMRPFNPHDFVRNLMAQFFESCFKEQRASTIGVQVLTKMDQATQSQSDLRKEFEQLVTEKRYLVVLEDLSNMAEWHAVRTFLPHSKNGSRIIVSTKESEMACLCIGDSYQILELMHFSPEHSVCALFKKGSSSGDEDKGKKPMVQGSILIGRESQMNELRKYPAIARMSSSQVMSVWGIAGVGKSALVRDLCNIDDTKQPEEKLFNRYCWVNVSHPFNLKYFCQDLLSDFHSEKDPIKECHQLLIQDRCLIVIDGIRYKKEWDLIKKSMVPRSSKSVIIVITTEASIATYCANNRQLVFNVKGLEAAAAFDLFKQEVRKTSLKLETPSADPSSSLKLDTPLRDPSSSLKLDTPSGDPSSSLKLDTPSEDPSSSLKLDTPSGDPSSSLKLDTPSEDPSSSLKLDTPSADPSSSLNLDTPSADPSSSLKLDTPSADPSSSVVDWCEAEEVKELILKCGGLPKVIVAIACALAKQTVTRMDTILALNRRLMHHLETEPDYDSLHDLFGWMHSYFRTCPDSLKPCIFYMSIFPQGQIIRRRRLIRRWIAESYSREDNEESAEENGERQFSDLLDLSMIQQVPQLVTTAEFNDRKMALCKFNSFIREYIIPLRKEENLVFELGGNCALTTQRTGRHLVILDDWDRDRIVFENIDFSRLRSLTVFGKWKSFFISERMKLLRVLDLEDATSDITAGDLKKVVKRLCRLKFLSLRGHTEIDHLPSSLGDLRQLQTLDVRDTSIVTLPASITKLKKLQYIRAGRGTTVSALPASSCWLPDFCKCRQLVGVQVPGEIGNLTGLHTLGVVNVAASGGRAAIKEIKKLSQLRKLGVSGINKHSKDFFSAISVHVHLDSLSVQMDIEGCLDDILLPLKNLRSLKLYGLGNKLPEGSGQLSKLQKLDLEMDSLTENDMTLLGELPQLCILRVKQLQDGELHFHVIRNGLEDHSFEKVKVLHIASGGSSSSLHVKFGSETMKKLELLKVDCCGGSPTYQFSSLENLEELKQVLLVNGSNAQALKEQLESQLAEHPNLVKPVVELEEPPHSS; encoded by the exons ATGGCGGACCGACTGGCGGTTGGGTTGGCGAAATCGGTGGTGGTGGGGGCGATCAGCAAGATCGAGTCGGCGATCGAGGAGGACACCAAGCTCCGGCAGAAGGCGCACTGTGACCTTGTGTCCATCACTCTCGAGTTCGAGATGATTCAGTCCTTCCTTGACGTCGCCAAGgaggagagcatcatgaataatatggtGAGGACCTGGGTGAGGCACGTCCGTGAATTGGCCTATGACCTCGAAGACTGCATCGAGTTCGTTATCCATTTGGATAGCAAGCGAATATTCTGGCGCCGGTTGTTCAAGCCTTGCATGGCACTGGCAGGCCGGTCGCTGCCACTGGACCAGGCCGTCGAGGATTTAGCAGAGCTCAAGGGCAGAGCTGACGAGTTGAGCAAGTGTTACTTGCGCTACAGCAACATCACCGGCTCTGTTGCCTCCAAGTTGGTCATGATGCAGAAACAACAAGGAGTCTCCAGCGCAATAGCACTCGATATGCTCCTCAAGGCAAGGGATGCCGCGGATGGGCAGAAATGCACAGGGGATCTCACCCAGCTGATCACTCAAAATGGTCATCCCAATGGTGACCTCCAAGTTATCTCGGTGTGGGGATCAGAAGGCAACCATGGGACCACATCTGTCATCATGACGACCTACAATGCCTCAGAGATCCGCAATAGCTACACCTACAGGGCCTGGGTGAAGCTCATGCGTCCGTTCAATCCACATGACTTCGTCCGCAACTTGATGGCTCAGTTCTTCGAAAGCTGTTTCAAAGAACAAAGAGCAAGCACCATAGGTGTACAAGTCCTAACCAAGATGGATCAGGCCACCCAATCTCAATCAGATCTCCGCAAGGAGTTCGAGCAGCTGGTTACAGAGAAGAGGTACCTCGTTGTCTTGGAAGATCTCTCAAACATGGCAGAGTGGCATGCTGTCAGGACCTTTCTTCCTCACAGTAAGAACGGCAGCCGCATCATTGTGTCCACAAAGGAGTCAGAAATGGCATGCTTGTGCATTGGCGATTCTTACCAGATATTGGAGTTGATGCACTTCTCACCCGAGCACTCTGTTTGTGCCCTCTTCAAGAAG GGTTCTAGTAGTGGCGATGAAGATAAAGGCAAGAAACCAATGGTGCAGGGTTCAATCCTCATTGGACGTGAGTCACAAATGAATGAACTTCGTAAATATCCAGCAATTGCACGTATGTCATCTTCCCAAGTTATGTCTGTCTGGGGGATAGCAGGTGTGGGGAAGTCAGCCCTCGTCAGAGACTTGTGCAATATTGATGACACAAAGCAACCTGAAGAGAAACTATTTAATAGGTATTGTTGGGTGAATGTATCTCATCCATTCAATTTGAAGTACTTCTGTCAGGATTTACTTTCGGATTTTCACTCAGAAAAAGATCCCATTAAAGAGTGTCACCAGCTTCTAATACAAGACCGTTGTCTCATTGTTATTGATGGTATACGCTACAAAAAGGAATGGGATTTGATAAAAAAATCCATGGTACCTAGATCCTCTAAGAGTGTTATCATTGTCATTACAACTGAAGCAAGTATAGCCACATACTGTGCAAATAACAGACAGCTCGTGTTCAATGTCAAAGGTCTAGAAGCTGCTGCAGCCTTTGATCTCTTCAAACAGGAG GTACGCAAGACCTCACTCAAGCTGGAGACACCATCAGCGGATCCATCATCCTCACTCAAGCTGGATACACCATTGAGGGATCCATCATCCTCACTCAAGCTGGATACACCATCGGGGGATCCATCATCCTCACTCAAGCTAGATACACCATCGGAGGATCCATCATCCTCGCTCAAGCTGGATACACCATCGGGGGATCCATCATCCTCACTCAAGCTAGATACACCATCGGAGGATCCATCATCCTCGCTCAAGCTGGATACACCATCGGCGGATCCGTCATCCTCACTCAACCTGGATACACCATCGGCGGATCCATCATCCTCACTCAAGCTGGATACACCATCGGCAGATCCATCATCCTCTGTAGTAGATTGGTGTGAAGCTGAGGAGGTTAAAGAACTAATTTTGAAGTGTGGAGGCCTTCCCAAAGTGATAGTTGCTATAGCATGTGCACTGGCCAAACAGACAGTCACACGGATGGATACAATTCTTGCTTTGAATCGGAGACTTATGCACCACCTGGAGACCGAGCCGGACTATGATAGTCTACACGATTTATTTGGTTGGATGCATTCCTACTTCCGTACCTGCCCAGATTCTCTCAAGCCGTGTATCTTCTACATGTCAATTTTTCCTCAAGGCCAGATCATAAGGCGGAGGCGACTAATAAGGCGCTGGATTGCAGAGAGCTACTCCAGGGAAGACAATGAAGAATCTGCAGAGGAGAACGGAGAGCGGCAATTCTCTGACCTCCTTGATCTGAGCATGATACAGCAGGTACCACAGCTAGTCACCACCGCAGAATTCAATGACAGAAAGATGGCCTTGTGCAAGTTCAACAGTTTCATCCGTGAGTACATCATCCCGCTGCGGAAAGAAGAAAACCTTGTGTTTGAGCTGGGGGGTAATTGTGCATTAACCACCCAGCGCACAGGGCGTCACCTCGTCATATTGGACGACTGGGACAGAGACAGAATTGTATTTGAGAACATCGACTTCTCACGGCTGCGATCACTCACAGTGTTTGGGAAGTGGAAATCATTCTTCATATCTGAGCGTATGAAGCTGCTTCGGGTCCTTGATCTGGAGGATGCAACATCAGATATAACGGCTGGCGATCTCAAGAAGGTAGTGAAACGGCTGTGTCGCCTCAAGTTCCTCTCTCTCCGAGGGCATACTGAGATCGATCATCTACCAAGTTCATTAGGGGATCTCAGGCAGCTCCAGACCTTGGACGTCAGGGACACCTCCATAGTGACTCTGCCTGCGAGCATCACCAAGTTAAAGAAGTTGCAGTACATTCGTGCCGGCCGTGGCACCACCGTCTCAGCACTACCTGCTTCATCCTGCTGGTTGCCCGATTTCTGCAAGTGCCGTCAACTAGTTGGTGTTCAAGTGCCCGGGGAAATTGGGAATCTGACAGGGCTGCACACGCTCGGTGTTGTCAATGTCGCTGCTTCAGGGGGGAGGGCTGCCATAAAAGAGATCAAGAAGCTCAGCCAGTTGCGGAAGCTCGGAGTGTCCGGCATCAACAAACATAGCAAAGACTTCTTCTCTGCAATCTCGGTTCATGTGCATCTGGACTCCTTGTCAGTGCAGATGGACATTGAAGGCTGCTTGGATGATATCCTCCTGCCTCTGAAGAACCTGCGGAGCCTTAAATTGTATGGACTCGGTAACAAGTTGCCAGAGGGGAGCGGCCAGCTTAGCAAGCTCCAAAAATTGGATTTGGAGATGGACAGTTTAAcagaaaatgacatgacgctccttGGCGAGCTGCCACAGCTATGTATTCTTCGGGTCAAGCAGCTTCAAGATGGCGAGCTTCATTTCCATGTCATTAGGAATGGACTTGAGGACCACTCATTTGAAAAGGTCAAGGTCCTCCATATTGCTTCTGGTGGCAGCTCCAGCAGCTTACATGTGAAATTTGGATCAGAAACAATGAAGAAACTCGAGCTGCTCAAGGTTGACTGCTGCGGTGGATCGCCGACATATCAGTTCTCTAGCCTGGAGAACCTAGAAGAACTCAAGCAAGTCTTGCTAGTGAACGGTTCCAACGCTCAAGCACTGAAGGAACAACTTGAAAGCCAGCTTGCCGAGCATCCAAACTTGGTGAAACCTGTTGTGGAGCTGGAGGAACCACCACACTCGTCCTGA